One genomic region from Vitis riparia cultivar Riparia Gloire de Montpellier isolate 1030 chromosome 17, EGFV_Vit.rip_1.0, whole genome shotgun sequence encodes:
- the LOC117904790 gene encoding suppressor protein SRP40: MITDSITSAAASISKEFGKKKRTNRTAKLKQCKLDARREQWLSKVKNNGCRGESEGIPESSMHKRNESNESNRSLENLEVRPRGGENDGSVHHDSDSESPANSPTSHISSILGSTDSGTNYHASSSSSSSSGGCCSGSITEEEEEEEEEGNDECLDDWEAVADALAAVDKQKIPVQEGHVEQESHVEQKPVVRSGSPGGISKDTGLGIEIHKPEHVGMVPRAPANGQAWRADDAFRPQSLPNLSKQHSFPMNSDRHCGHGGVPWARSSVAAIPISCPICYEDLDFTDSSFLPCSCGFRLCLFCHKRILEEDGRCPGCRKPYDCDPVEAEAIVNGGSLTFRLGRSYSMIARS, translated from the exons ATGATTACCGATTCGATCACCAGCGCTGCGGCCTCGATCTCTAAGGAGTTCGGCAAGAAGAAGAGG ACGAACAGGACAGCAAAATTGAAGCAGTGCAAGCTCGATGCTCGCCGCGAGCAATGGCTTTCCAAAG TCAAGAACAATGGATGTAGGGGAGAATCGGAGGGTATTCCGGAATCTTCAATGCATAAGAGAAATGAAAGCAATGAAAGCAATCGTTCGTTAGAAAATTTAGAGGTGAGGCCGAGAGGGGGAGAAAATGATGGATCCGTTCACCATGACAGTGATTCGGAGTCCCCTGCAAACAGTCCCACAAGTCATATTAGTAGCATCTTGGGCAGTACTGATTCAGGAACGAATTATCATGCGAGCAGCAGTAGCAGTAGCAGCAGTGGTGGGTGTTGTTCAGGTAGTAtcacagaagaagaagaagaagaagaagaagaagggaatGATGAATGTTTGGATGATTGGGAGGCTGTTGCTGATGCTTTGGCTGCCGTTGACAAGCAGAAAATCCCAGTCCAGGAAGGCCATGTAGAACAGGAATCGCATGTAGAGCAGAAACCTGTGGTCCGTTCGGGTTCTCCTGGTGGAATAAGTAAGGACACTGGCTTAGGAATTGAAATCCACAAACCAGAACATGTGGGAATGGTTCCCAGGGCCCCAGCAAATGGACAAGCGTGGAGGGCTGATGATGCTTTCAGACCTCAGAGTTTACCGAATTTGTCCAAGCAGCATAGCTTTCCCATGAATTCAGACCGGCATTGTGGTCATGGAGGGGTCCCATGGGCTCGTAGCAGTGTTGCGGCCATTCCAATTTCATGCCCCATATGCTATGAAGATTTGGATTTCACGGACTCTAGTTTTTTACCTTGTTCTTGTGGGTTTCGTCTTTGCCTTTTCTGCCACAAGAGGATTCTTGAAGAAGATGGGCGCTGTCCAGGTTGCAGGAAGCCATATGATTGTGATCCTGTTGAGGCAGAGGCCATTGTGAATGGGGGCAGCCTGACATTCCGGTTGGGTCGCTCTTATAGCATGATTGCAAGGTCTTAG
- the LOC117904382 gene encoding paired amphipathic helix protein Sin3-like 3 isoform X3 has protein sequence MKDYKEGTFDTLEVISLVKEMFEGHHELLTGFNILLPRGYSINSVAPTKDPPTALEARVEAVNLVNKIRTRLQDDKLYRSLVDVMCKYGRNPRVNILLKELPILFQDHPDLLAELYIRYPETKGQVPERCTEGSET, from the exons ATTTGATACCCTGGAAGTTATATCATTGGTGAAGGAGATGTTTGAGGGCCACCATGAACTCTTGACGGGTTTCAACATCTTGTTGCCAAGAGGATACAGTATTAATTCTGTTGCACCTACAAAAGACCCACCAACAGCATTGGAAGCTCGTGTGGAGGCTGTCAACTTAGTAAACAAAATCAGG ACCCGGTTGCAGGATGACAAGCTTTACAGATCCCTCGTTGATGTTATGTGCAAATATGGAAGGAATCCCCGTGTTAACATTCTTCTCAAAGAG CTACCCATCCTTTTTCAAGACCATCCAGATTTACTTGCGGAATTATATATCCGCTACCCAGAGACAAAAGGACAAGTCCCAGAGAGATGTACAGAAGGTTCAGAAACATGA